From the Acidobacteriota bacterium genome, the window TCTGGCCAAATCCTCTTCCAGATCGTCCGGACGGGGCGCGCGCGCAAGCATATTTTCCAAACTCCGTGCGATGGATTTGATTGGCGTCAGAGAGTTATTGAGTTCATGTCCCAAAACGCGCACAAGCCGTTGCCAGGCCAATCGTTCTTCTTCCCGCAACGCGCGGCTCAAGTCGGCAATGACCACCAATTGATGCGGTTTGCCGTCTTCACGAAAACTGCTCCGGCGCATTCCCCAACGGCTGGCGACATTGCCAATTCCGCCCGGAAAGGTTCGTTGCAGAGTTCGCGTCGGTTCGCCGTCCAAACAATCCTGCATTCGCAATTCTTCGGCGGTTCGACCGAGCAGTTGCGCAGACGGACGATCCAATAACTTTTCCGCCGCGCGATTGACCAATCGCAACCTTTGTTCGCTGTCGAAGGCGAATACAGCCAAATCAATTTCTTCCATCACGCGACGCAATAACGCCGTCGCTTCCATTGCGCCTAATCGTTGCGCGCGCAAAGTTGAACTGAGCGCGTTGACTTCGCGAACGACATCGCCGAGCGGATCGTCTTTGTTGACCGAACGGCCTCGAATCGAATAATCGCCTTCGCGCAAGGCAGAGAGCAAATTCGACAAGGTTTGCAGCGGCATCACCACGCGTTCGCGCAAAGCATACGCGAATCCCAACCAGAAACTGATTACGAATACTGTCAGCGTCCATTGGACTTTGGAGGAGTAATCTCCAGTCCATAGCATCACCAGTGCCACTAACGCCCCGGGAAAACCCGTAAAAAACGCCATCAGCCAGACGCGTTTATCGAAACTCAATGGTTGTGCATGAAAGGGACGCGGCAGAGGTTTGACGTGAACGTGCGAATCCCCGGCTTTCGTGGTTGGTTGCGGCAGAATCGAAAGCAGATTGGGACGATCCGATTCTACCGGTTCGTATTCGCCAAAGATTCGCAATCCCAGAAGTTTCATCGGCCGTCATTGTAGAGCCGGTTTTCCAACCGGCTCAAGTATGTCTGCCAGCAATCTCTTCTGGCCATTAAATGATCTGTGGATAAAACTAGCGCGGATTGGAAAACCCGCGCTACAACTTCACAGCCCGAATTTTTCCAGCCGACGGTAAAGTGCGCTGCGGCTGAGTCCCAACGCTTCCGCCGCTTTGCTGACATTGCCGTCGAAGCGGGCAAGCGTCTTTTTGATCAGGTAGCATTCGACTTCTTCCAAACTCATTTCTTCCAGGCGGGCGGAGCTTTCCGAGGATTGGTAAAGCCCCAAATCGCTCGCCTTTACGATGGTTCCCTGCGCCATCAACACAGCGCGTTCAATGGCGTGGTCGAGTTCGCGCACGTTGCCCGGCCATTGATGCTCCGTCAGGGCACGCATTGCCGCGATATCAAAATCCGTTACCAGTTTTCGATACCGCGCCGCGTTTTGTTTCAGGAAATGCCCGGCCAGCAACGGAATGTCTTCGCGC encodes:
- a CDS encoding PAS domain-containing sensor histidine kinase; this translates as MAFFTGFPGALVALVMLWTGDYSSKVQWTLTVFVISFWLGFAYALRERVVMPLQTLSNLLSALREGDYSIRGRSVNKDDPLGDVVREVNALSSTLRAQRLGAMEATALLRRVMEEIDLAVFAFDSEQRLRLVNRAAEKLLDRPSAQLLGRTAEELRMQDCLDGEPTRTLQRTFPGGIGNVASRWGMRRSSFREDGKPHQLVVIADLSRALREEERLAWQRLVRVLGHELNNSLTPIKSIARSLENMLARAPRPDDLEEDLARGLSVISSRAESLNRFMTAYAVLAKLPRPELQPMDVGNWVRQSVGLETRKKIELIPGPELTIHGDQDQLEQLLINLLRNAVDAATQTGGGASVAWRVNNGYLEISVEDEGPGLSNTSNLFVPFFTTKPGGSGIGLALSRQIAEGHGGTLTLENRVGGKGCEAKLRLPL